One genomic window of Myxocyprinus asiaticus isolate MX2 ecotype Aquarium Trade chromosome 5, UBuf_Myxa_2, whole genome shotgun sequence includes the following:
- the LOC127441561 gene encoding SLIT and NTRK-like protein 3 produces the protein MHLPAFGESMLWVTLLSTIALGWMTPIPLLDDSEEIDEPCFEPCYCEVKEGLFHVHCDSKGFTNISQVSQTWLRPFKLYLQKNTLRKLYFNSFLHFNNAIAINLGNNALQDIHVGAFNGLGSLKRLYLHENKLEVFRNDTFLGLESLEYLQADYNVIKRIDSGAFRNLHKLRVLILNDNLIPVLPAFLFRSVSLTHLDLRGNRLKTLAYKGILEYIGRSLMEIQLEENPWNCICDIIQLQAWLERIPYTAVVGEITCEYPFHLHGKDLREIKRSELCPTLSEAEIESILGIPHMPVYTGRVRPTKPSSMVSPNQNTVSSVEQRERPPKPTKRPRPSKTPPTPRSVFPNQPPIAGYQTRPPIPIICPIGCTCNLHINDLGLTVNCKENGFRNISELMPRPLNAKKLYLSGNLIQRIYKSDFWNFSSLDLLHLGNNQIFYVQEGAFVNLPNLRSLYLNGNNIESLTLDMFHGLQNLRYLYFEYNEIREIQPAAFSLMPSLQLVFLNNNLLRTLPVGAFAGTSLTRLNLRNNYFHCLPVSGVLEHLHAVVQIDLNQNPWDCSCDIIPLKDWLDTLSLVVIVGEVVCKTPELIAGKDLRSVNAEVICPELRQSSLSPAELDSGLITTYPGVGLHPPKGAIPLSVLILSLLVLFVSAFFAAAALCAYALKKREKLPFRKQGEVGLAGIQMECGIFTEQPPTLPETPPSNHVYDSIGAPSSQMCSNPVCKSGQESGQKHLYSETKEGGSHYRTLVEKEKEWTMAISNSPINTIVGVGAPCSDIAGFCENGILCPTVIDSQGPTPKVGLVDSLFGTTSQFSNLPDRHTHPPSEYPHAKQDARQKQMITTTTGTWTGCSNQTQSDYPELRARLKTKMDYIDMLERSYQF, from the coding sequence AGGAAATAGATGAGCCTTGCTTTGAACCCTGCTACTGCGAGGTGAAGGAAGGCCTGTTTCATGTTCATTGTGACAGCAAAGGATTTACAAACATTAGTCAAGTCTCACAGACATGGCTTAGACCATTCAAGCTGTACCTGCAGAAAAACACTTTACGGAAGCTCTACTTCAACAGTTTTCTGCACTTTAACAATGCGATTGCCATTAATCTGGGCAATAATGCATTGCAGGACATCCACGTTGGGGCTTTCAATGGCTTGGGCTCCCTGAAAAGATTGTACCTTCATGAAAACAAACTGGAAGTGTTTCGGAATGACACATTTCTTGGATTGGAGAGTTTAGAGTACCTTCAGGCTGACTATAACGTTATCAAGAGAATAGACAGCGGGGCGTTCCGAAATCTCCACAAACTCAGAGTGCTCATCCTCAATGACAATTTAATACCTGTTCTGCCGGCTTTTCTTTTCAGATCTGTCTCTCTGACGCACCTGGACTTGAGAGGCAACAGACTAAAGACGTTGGCTTATAAAGGTATTTTGGAATATATTGGTCGCAGTCTTATGGAGATCCAGCTGGAGGAGAACCCTTGGAACTGCATCTGTGATATCATCCAGCTCCAGGCCTGGTTGGAGCGGATTCCATACACTGCTGTTGTTGGAGAGATCACATGTGAGTACCCCTTCCACCTCCATGGAAAGGATCTTAGAGAGATCAAACGCAGTGAGCTCTGTCCCACATTGAGTGAAGCAGAGATTGAGTCAATTCTAGGCATCCCTCACATGCCAGTCTACACAGGGAGGGTGAGGCCTACTAAGCCGTCATCAATGGTCTCCCCCAATCAAAACACTGTTTCCTCTGTTGAACAAAGGGAAAGACCTCCAAAGCCAACAAAAAGACCAAGGCCCTCAAAGACACCACCAACACCACGTAGTGTGTTCCCTAATCAGCCACCTATAGCCGGATATCAGACAAGGCCACCTATACCAATCATTTGCCCCATTGGATGTACCTGTAATCTACATATCAATGACCTTGGTTTGACAGTCAACTGTAAGGAAAATGGGTTTCGGAACATTTCTGAGTTGATGCCTCGACCCTTGAATGCTAAGAAACTTTACTTAAGTGGAAATCTCATTCAGAGAATTTATAAGTCTGATTTTTGGAATTTTTCCAGTCTCGATTTATTGCACTTGGGTAACAATCAGATATTTTATGTCCAAGAGGGAGCTTTTGTTAATCTACCTAATTTGAGAAGCCTTTACCTGAATGGTAATAACATTGAGAGCTTAACTCTTGATATGTTTCATGGGTTGCAGAACCTCAGGTACTTGTATTTTGAATACAATGAAATAAGAGAAATCCAACCAGCTGCCTTCAGTTTAATGCCCTCCCTGCAGCTAGTCTTTCTTAACAACAACCTCCTGCGTACACTGCCTGTGGGAGCATTCGCAGGGACCTCGCTCACACGCCTGAACCTGCGCAACAACTACTTCCATTGCCTCCCAGTCAGCGGGGTTTTAGAACATCTGCATGCTGTCGTCCAGATCGACCTGAATCAAAACCCCTGGGACTGCTCCTGTGACATCATCCCTCTGAAAGATTGGCTGGACACACTGAGCTTAGTGGTCATAGTTGGAGAGGTGGTGTGTAAGACGCCAGAGCTGATCGCAGGAAAAGACTTGCGCTCTGTGAATGCCGAGGTCATTTGCCCTGAGCTTCGACAGTCCTCGCTCTCTCCTGCTGAACTAGATAGTGGGCTTATCACAACGTATCCCGGGGTGGGGTTGCACCCACCAAAAGGTGCCATACCTCTCTCTGTCCTCATTCTCAGCTTGCTAGTTCTGTTTGTGTCTGCCTTCTTTGCTGCTGCAGCTCTTTGTGCATATGCTCTAAAAAAGCGTGAAAAGCTACCCTTTAGGAAGCAAGGGGAAGTGGGCCTGGCAGGCATTCAGATGGAATGTGGAATATTTACTGAACAGCCACCCACCTTACCCGAAACTCCTCCTTCCAATCACGTGTATGATAGCATTGGTGCTCCTTCTTCGCAGATGTGCAGTAACCCTGTTTGTAAAAGTGGACAGGAGTCAGGGCAGAAGCATTTGTACTCAGAAACAAAAGAGGGTGGATCACACTACCGAACACTTGTGGAGAAAGAAAAGGAGTGGACCATGGCAATCTCTAATTCCCCCATTAACACTATTGTCGGTGTTGGAGCACCTTGTAGTGACATTGCTGGCTTTTGTGAAAATGGAATACTCTGCCCAACTGTCATTGACAGCCAAGGTCCCACTCCCAAGGTGGGATTAGTGGACAGTCTTTTTGGCACGACTTCCCAGTTTAGCAACCTGCCGGACAGGCATACACACCCTCCCTCAGAGTACCCACATGCAAAACAGGATGCCAGACAAAAGCAAATGATAACAACCACCACAGGGACATGGACAGGATGTTCTAATCAAACCCAAAGTGATTACCCTGAGCTGAGGGCTAGACTCAAAACAAAGATGGATTACATTGATATGCTGGAGAGGTCATATCAATTCTAA